The sequence TCCGTAAACTGGTTGTCATATTTTTCTGCGATTGGAATATAGGATGTATTATAGGCACCGAAGGTGGTTTCATAGCCACTATAGGCTCTTGTTTTATTTCCAAAGGCCGTGGATAAAACTCCGCTTGCCTGTGTTTGTAATCCCCATGCTGTGGAATTGCTTCCTGATGCCGTATTTCCAATCTGACTGATGAGGTTGCCGCCCCAGGACATAGAATTGCTTCCCGAAGCGGTATTAAAGCCACCAAAAACTGCTGATCTTTCTCCTGAAGAAATATTCATAATACCAGTAGCAAAGCTGTTAATTCCTGTCGCTCCTCTATTGGAAGATGTGTAGGCATATGATAAATCAACCGCATTGTTTCCAAGTGCACCATAATTTGAACTGTTTATATTTTTAAATAAACGAAATGCAGAAGAGTACTCATCATTTTGTATAGATCCTTTTGTCTGTACCAATGCTGAAGATAAAGGGATCCAGGAACTTTGATTCCAATAGTAATATCCAGGATAATAAACATATTTCATCTTCTCAGATGCTGTATTTTTACTGCCATCTTTAATGTATACCAGCATGGTGTTGTGTTCTTCTGTTACAGGCATAGTATAGGCTTCCAAAGACGTGATACCGGGAATAATAAGACCTTTAACAAGAGTGTTGGCTGGACTTTCAATATGAAGGCTTGCTTTTGGGTGATCTGTATTGATTCCTACCTGGCAAAGCATTAGGGGAGAAAGATGGAGAGTTGTAAGTAGAAATAATTTCATAAAAGGAACGCATTCGTTTATGCAAAGGTATATTTGTCAACTATTCTATACAAGAGGATAATTTATGTATCTAAAAAACTTAACATAATTCGAATCCAGGATATATAAAGTATAGTTTGAATTTTTTATCTTTTATTAATCTCAGAATAATATTTTTCTTTTAAGTGTGTTTTTAGATTTATTTAGTTTATTAATGTTCTTTTATATTTTTAAATAGTATATTTGTGTTTTATTTTAATTAACAAATATTTATATTTTTAAAGATGTTTCATGAATAGGATGAATATTTTTTGGTTCAGAAGAGACCTTAGGCTGGAAGATAATATAGGGCTTCATCACGCACTTAATACTGGATTAAAGGTGATTCCGATTTTTATTTTTGATACAGAGATACTCAGTAAGCTTCAGAATAAAAATGACAGAAGGGTTGATTATATCCATCAGGCTTTACAACAGATTCATCAAGAGCTAAAGAAACATAACAGTGGGCTTCGTGTCTATTATGGTAGTCCAATAGATATTTTTAGAAAATTAGCAGAAGATTTTACTATTGATACGGTCTTTTGTAACAGAGATTATGAACCACAGGCCTTACAACGGGACCGTCAGGTAGCTGATCTATTATCAAAACATCATATCTATTTTAGAGATTTTAAAGATCAGGTCATATTTGAAAAGAATAATATTCTTAAAAGTGATCTTTCTCCATATACTGTTTTTACTCCCTATTCAAAGAAATGGAAGGAAAACTTAACAACGATAGAAACCTTTAGTACAAACTGGGATCATTTTGCAAATGATGAAGAAATTTCAGAAATTATTTCATTGAAAGAAATTGGATTTGAGGAAACAGATCTTAAATTCATAAAACCTAAACTGGATGCAGATATCATAGATTCATATGGTAATTACAGGGATTTTCCTGCCATGGATCGTACTACTCATCTAGGGATCGCACTTCGTTTTGGAACCATTTCCATCAGAAAATGTGTACAATATGCTGTTAAACATAGTGAAGTCTGGCTTAATGAGCTGATCTGGAGAGAGTTTTTCAT is a genomic window of Chryseobacterium nakagawai containing:
- a CDS encoding cryptochrome/photolyase family protein produces the protein MNRMNIFWFRRDLRLEDNIGLHHALNTGLKVIPIFIFDTEILSKLQNKNDRRVDYIHQALQQIHQELKKHNSGLRVYYGSPIDIFRKLAEDFTIDTVFCNRDYEPQALQRDRQVADLLSKHHIYFRDFKDQVIFEKNNILKSDLSPYTVFTPYSKKWKENLTTIETFSTNWDHFANDEEISEIISLKEIGFEETDLKFIKPKLDADIIDSYGNYRDFPAMDRTTHLGIALRFGTISIRKCVQYAVKHSEVWLNELIWREFFMQILYHYPSVVHQCFKKKYENIPWRNDEDEFKAWCEGKTGYPIVDAGMRELNETGFMHNRVRMITASFLTKHLLIDWRWGEAYFAEKLLDYDLAANNGNWQWAAGCGCDAAPYFRIFNPYEQTKKFDKDTQYIRKWLPVDYIEEPIVDHTNARERALKVYKEALAE